Within Massilia endophytica, the genomic segment AAGAATTGTCTTAGCCATCTTCTTTTCTCACTTAAAGTTTGGGCAGGTGTTTATCGATAATCGGGGGCGGCTCAGAACAGCTCGATGTCGCCGCTTTCAAGATGCTTCTGGCTGACGGCCTTGCGCAGCACGCTGCGCAGCTCCAGGCTCTGGATGGCCAGCGCCATGCTCACGCGGCCCAGCAGGGCCACGATCTCGTCGTTGTCGCTTTCGGCCACCATCTCGGCGCCGTGCGCGCCCAGGGTGCCGAGGAATTCGCGCAGGCCGGTCACGCGCTTCAGGGTGCGGTCGATCAGCTGGCTCGTCATGTCCTGGAACTGCATGCTGGTGATGGCGGCGTTCACGTGGCCGCCGACCTGTTCGCCCAGGGCTGCCAGGGCGGCCTTCTGCTCCGGCGTGGGCTGGCCGCCATCGAGCAGCAGCTTGATGGTGGCCTGCTGCGCATTGACCGCTTCGTGGATCGCCACGAAATTGCGGGTCAGCTTGTCGATCGCCTCCTCCAGCAGCAGGTTGGTCTGCAGCAGGTCGGTTTCCACTTCGGTCAGGTGCCGCTTGCCATGGTCGGAAACGCCGGACAGGAGGCGCTTGACATGGGAGCCGAGGATTTTTTTTCTCGTCATAACAATCTCGTCTTGGGCGGTGGTGCTTGTTTCTTACTGCGTCGCCGGGGCCGCGTCGGCGCCTGCGCCCACTTCCAGCTTGCCGGCATCGCGCATCAGGCCTTCTTCGGTCTTCTTGTTCATCACGATGATGCTGATGCGCCGGTTGATCGGGTTGAACGGGTCCTTGCGGTCCAGGTGCGCGACCGAGGCCAGGCCCACCACGCGCAGGACCTTATTATCCGCCATGCCGCCCTGGACGAGCGCGCGGCGCGAAGCGGCGGCGCGGTCGGCCGACAGCTCCCAGTTCGAATAGCCCGTCTCGGTGAAGTAAGGCGTCGAATCCGTATGGCCCGACAGGCCGATCTTGTTGGGCACCTCGTTGAGCACGGGGCCGATGGCCTGCAGGATTTCGCGGGTATAAGGTTGCAAGTCAGCCTTGGCCAGGGCGAACATGGGGCGGTTCTGCTCGTCCACGATCTGGATGCGCAGGCCTTCGCTGGTGAAGTCCAGCAGCAGCTGGTCCTTGAACTTCTTCAGGTTGGGATTGGCGTCGATGGTGGCCGAGATGCGCGTCTTGAGCTGCTGCAGGCGCTCCTTCTCCTCGCGCTCAAGCTGGGCCTTGGCGGCCGTGAGGTTGTAGGTCTTCTTGACGGCGGGATCGTCGCTGGCCTTGACCTGGCCGTCGCTGCGCGTGAGGTCCTTGCCGCCGCCCTTGATGATGTGGGAGCTGTCGCCGGAACCGGCGCCGCCTTGCATGGCCACCTTCAGCGGGGTCTTGAAGTATTCTGAAATACCGTTGAGGTCACCCTTGGTGGTCGAGCCCAGCAGCCACATCAGCAGGAAGAAGGCCATCATGGCCGTCACGAAGTCGGCATAGGCGATCTTCCACGCGCCGCCATGGTGGCCGCCGCCGTGTTTCCTGACGCGCTTGACGATGATGGGCCGCAGGCCTTCTTCAGCCATGGTGGATCCTCATTACTTCGCTTTCGATTTCTTGATGTGGTCTTCCAGCTCGGCGAAGCTTGGGCGCTCGGTGGAGTACAGCACCTTGCGGCCGAACTCCACGGCCAGGGCCGGGGCGTAGCCGTTCAGGCTGGCCAGCAGCGTCACTTTGACGCACTGGAACATCTTGGTCGATTCTTCCAGCTTCTGTTCGAGCAGGCTGGCCAGGGGGCCCACGAAACCGTAGGCCAGCAGAATACCGAGGAAGGTGCCGACCAGGGCGTGCGCGATCATGATGCCCAGCTCGGAAGGCGGAATGCCCACCGATTCCATGGTGTGCACCACGCCCATCACCGCCGCCACGATACCGAAGGCGGGCATGCCATCGCCCAGCTTGGCGATCACATGGGAGGGCACGATGCCCTCGGCGTGGTGGGTCTCGATCTCGTTGTCCATCAGGTTCTCGATCTGGAAGGCGTCCATATTGCCGGAGACCATGAGGCGCAGGTAGTCGGTCATGAATTCCACGATGTGGTGGTTCTCCAGCACACCGGGGTACTTGCTGAACAGGGGGCTCTCGGCCGGGGCCTCGATGTCGCTTTCGATCGACATCAGGCCCTCCTTGCGCACCTTCGACAGCACGTCGAACAGCAAGGACATGAGCTCCATGTACAGGTCCTTGGTGAAGCGCGAGGGCTTGAACAGGGTTGGCAGGGCCGCCAGCGTGGCCTTGATGGCCTTGCCGTTGTTCCCGACGATGAAGGCGCCTGCGGCGGCGCCGCCGATCATCAGCAGCTCCAGCGGCTGGAGCAGCGCGGCCAGGTGTCCGCCCTGCAGCGCAAAACCGCCGAAGACGGAGGCCAGCACCACGACATAACCAATAATGACTAGCAAACCTGCAAACTCCCCAAAAAATCGCCCAAAATCGATAAATTCTTCAGGGAACTACAATAACGTGAGAACGCAGGTTCCGGCAAGCAAAAGCAGGCTAAAACGACCAGATATAGAGTGGCGGATGTCCCTCTGTGGTAACTATGGTCTTGTCCGCTTCATAAGCGGGGACGGGGAACTCGTAGCTGATGAGGAGGCTGCCCGGCTTCATCTCCGCGCGGGCCTTGCGCATTAGCGACTCCATGGCGGCCGGCGACAGGTAGGCGAAGACCAGGTCGAAGGCGCCGAAATCGAGCTGCTGGTAGTCGCCGCGCAGGAACTGCGCGCGGCTGCCTGCGAGCCGGGCGCGCAGCCAGGACAGGAGCCACGGCAGGGGCGCGATCTCGACGCCGATGCATGCACATTCGGGCCGCACCCGCGCCAGATACAGGGACAGGCCGCCCAGGCCGCTGCCGATTTCCACCACCCGCCCTGCCCTGCCCGGCGGCAGCTGGGCCGCCACGGCCTCCCACACGTCCTGGCCGGAGGGGTAGTACGGCACCTGGGTGCGGAAAGTGGACCAATAGACCAGCAGCAGGACGCCGAAGACCAGCAGGTAGACCCAGGACGGCAGTCCCAGCCCCAGCGCCAGCAGCAGCGCGGGTGCGAACAGCAGCAGGATGGGCCGCCACCAGGCGGCGAGCCGCAGGCGCCAGCCGATCAGCATGGCGGACAGGCCATGCAGCAGGGCGCCGTGCAGCAGGGTCGGGGTGGCGCCGGCCGCGTCCAGGGCGAAGGCGGCCAGGGCCGTGGGCGCCAGCGCCAGCAGCAGGGCCAGCAGCGCGCGCAGGGCCGGAATGCGCCAAAGCCGGGACCGCATCATCTGCGGCCCCGGCTTTGGCGGAGGGAGTTCGGGGAGATTGGCACCTCAGGCGGCCAGCGCCTCGGCATCCTTGGCCTTGCGGGTCTTCCCGGCGCGGGAAGGCATGTGGCACAGGCCGCAGTGGTAGCCGCCGTTCAGGTCCATGGCGTTGACCACGAACTTGCCCTGGCATTTGGCGCAGGGTTTCAGTTCCAGCATCTTGCTGCTGAAGAAGCGCACCAGGGTCCAGGCGCGGGTCAGGGACAGTACCGGCTCTTCGCCCGCTTCCGGCGGCATCTGTTCCAGGTAGAGCTGGTACGCCTTCATCACGGCCTGGATGCCGGTGGCGCCTGCGTGCTGCACCAGGAAATTGTGGATGTTGATGAACAGCGAGGAATGGATGTTCGGCTGCCAGGTCAGGAACCAGTCGGTGGAGAACGGCAGCATGCCCTTCGGCGGCGACACGCCCTTCAGCTCCTTGTAGAGCTTCAGCAGGCGCTCGCGCGACAGCGACACTTCCGATTCCAGCAGCTGCAGGCGCGCGCCCAGGTTGATCAGCTCGATGGCCAGCTGGATTTCCTGTGCTTCGGTGACGACGCTCTTCTTGCTCATGATCCGGGCTCCAGTGAAGTGGGCAGGCTTAAACGATCTCTTCGGCAGGCTGGCCGGCCATCAGGATGGCGGCGTGGGACTGGGCCAGGCCGCGGTCCTTATTGTAGTTGGTCAGCATCGAGAGGATCGCGCCGTCGTCGAAGCGGAAACGGGCCAGCATCATGTTGCCGCCTGCCAGTTTCAGGATCTGGGCGTTGCTCATGCCTTCGATCAGGTCGGCGATGTCGGCCGAAATGCCCAGACGGAAGATCGCGGTCACCTTGTCCGCGCGGATCATCTGCTGAGCCAGCATCAGGTAGCTCAGGTTTGCATCGCGGATCTCAGCCATCATATCGTTTGCGGTCATGTCCATCTCCCTGTTGAATTTGTATCTCGAACGCAATTGCGTTTCCGTTGAGATACATTCTGCTGGAGCAAGGATAGGCCGAGAAGAGGCAGCTTTCTGTATTTTCGGTCGGAGAATGCGGAGATAGCCCTGTCCGCCTTTGTCTGACAAAGGCAGGGCGACAGAGCTGCAAGCCAGTACTGGCGCGGCTTTCCGATTTTTGACGCCCTGGACAAAAATGCCGTCTCAAGGCAAGAAAAGAGATGGCGCAGTGCGACTTTTTTGCGACATCTATGCTGGTAACGGCTGAGTTTTGGAGAACTTTAGGGTCTGGACGAAAAAATTTTAAATTTTTTTCGCCCTACCCCAAGCCTCGAACAAAGGCCTTTTACCGGACATCTAAGAACGGTAACGGCAGCACTTTCGGGAACTTTAGGGTTTTTCGAAAAAATTTTTAAAATTTTTTGAAAAAGTTCCCAAACCCAGTATCCATGCGGGTTTGCGGCCGGCGGGACGGGCCCGCACCTTGCAGAATCGCTACTTTATGCGTGCTAAACTGCCGTTTTCTTTCAAGCTTCAAGCATTTTTATGGTCAACCGTAACGACTGCCTGAACCGCGACGCCGCCGACCCCCTGGCCCCGCTGCGCGACCAGTTCGACCTGCCCGCTGGGGTGATTTATCTCGATGGCAACTCCTTGGGCGCCCGCCCCAAGGCCGCCCTCACCCGCGCCACCGAAGTCATCGCGCGCGAATGGGGCAAGGACCTCATCACCAGCTGGAACACGGCAGGCTGGTTCCACATGCCCAAACGCCTGGGCGACCGGCTGGCCTCCCTCATCGGGGCCCGGGAAGGCGAAGTAGTGGTGACCGATACCACCTCCATCAACCTCTTCAAGGCCCTGGCTGCTGCCCTGAACATGCAGGCGGGTGCTGCTGAGCGCAAGGTCATCGTTACAGAACGTAGCAATTTCCCGACTGACATATACATGGCCCAGGGCCTGAGCAGCTGGCTGGACCGGGGCTATAGCCTCAAGCTGGTGGAGTCGCCGGAGGAAATCGCCGCCGCCGTGGGCGCCGATACGGCCGTGCTGATGCTGACCCATGTGAACTACCGCACCGGTTACCAGCACGACATGGCTGCCCTTTCCGCCCTCGCCCGCCAGCACGGCGCGCTGACGGTCTGGGACCTGGCCCATTCGGCGGGGGCGGTGCCGGTGGACCTGCATGCGGCCGGGGCGGACTTCGCCATCGGCTGCACCTACAAATACCTGAACGGCGGGCCCGGTGCGCCGGCCTTCATCTGGGTGCCGCAGCGCCACCAGGCCGCTTTCACCCAGCCCCTGTCCGGCTGGTGGGGCCATGCCCAGCCCTTCGCCATGGCGCCGCACTTCGCGCCCACGGAAGGCATCGGCCGCGCCCTGTGCGGCACCCAGCCCGTGGTCTCGCTGGCGATGGTCGAATGCGGGCTGGACGTCTTTGGGCAAACGACCATGGCCGCCATCCGCGAAAAGTCCCTGGCCCTGACCGACCTCTTCATCGAGCTGGTGGAATCGCGCTGCGCGGGCCATCCGCTGCAGCTGGTGACGCCGCGCGAGCATGGGCGGCGCGGCAGCCAGGCCAGCTTCGCCCACCCCCATGGCTATGCCGTGATGCAGGCCCTGATCGCGCGCGGCGTGATCGGCGACTACCGCGAACCCCACATCATGCGCTTCGGCTTCACGCCGCTGTACACCAGCTTCGCCGACGTATGGGACGCGGTGGAGATCCTGAAACAGATCCTGGACGACCAGGCCTACGATATCGCCGCCGAGCGCGGCGCAGTCACCTGAGCACACTATGAGCGACGACAAGAAACCGGCCGGCCAGTGGCATGGCGCACAGATGGACTTCTCCAGGTCCATGAGCTACGGCGACTACCTGGCGCTGGACAAGATACTGAACGCCCAGCACCCCCTGTCCCCCAACCACAACGAAATGCTCTTCATCGTGCAGCACCAGACGAGCGAGCTGTGGATGAAACTCATGCTGCACGAGATGCATGCGGTGCGCGACCACCTGCGCGCGGGCGACCTGCCGCCCGCCTTCAAGATGCTGGCGCGCGTGGCGCGCATCATGGACCAGCTGGTGCATGCCTGGGACGTGCTGGCCACGATGACGCCGCCGGAATACTCGGCCATCCGCCCCTATCTGGGCGCATCGTCCGGTTTCCAGTCCTACCAGTACCGCGAGATCGAGTTCATCCTCGGGAACAAGAACGCCAACCTGCTCAGCGTGCACAACACAACGCCCGACACCTATGTCATCCTGGAAAAGGCGCTGAACGAGCCCTCGGTGTACGACGAGGCGGTGCGCCTGCTGGCGCGCAACGGGCTGCCCGTGTCGGAAGCGCGGCTGAACGCGGACCCGACGCAGCCCACGGTGGCGGACGAGTCGGTGAAGGCGGCGTGGCTGGAGGTCTACCGCGATCCGGACCACCACTGGGCCCTCTACGAGCTGGCCGAAAAGCTGGTGGACCTGGAAACGGCCTTCCGCTTCTGGCGCTTCCGCCATGTGACGACGGTGGAGCGCATCATCGGCTTCAAGACCGGCACGGGCGGCACGGCGGGCGTGAGCTATCTGCGCAAGATGCTCGACGTCGTCCTCTTCCCCGAACTTTTCGCCCTCCGTACCGCTCTGTAACAAGAACGTTACGGTTCCAGTAGCGGCGGGGACGCTGCCTCCTCTGGAGGATGCGTGGCGCGCGTTTTGCATGGATTTCTCCATCCTGTCTGCGATGGAGGAGTCGCCATGAAATCCCTGTTCCTGAAGTGCCTTGCCGCCCTGGCCCTCGCCCTGGGCAGCGCCGCCGCCATGGCGGAGAGCTATACGACGAGCATGACCGGCCTGCAGGAGGTCACGCCCAACGATTCGCCCGCCGTCGGCGCCGGCATTGTCACATTCGATGTGACGAGCCATACCATTACCATCGGCGCGGTCTTCACGGGCCTGGAAGCGGGCGTGACGGCGGCGCATATCCATTGCTGCACGGCCGATGCAGGCGTGGGCGGCGCCCCTGTCGCGACCATGGTGCCAACCTTCGCCGGCTTCCCTGCGGGGGTGACGGAAGGCACCTACCTGATGAGCTTCGACACCTCGATGGCCTCGTTCTGGAATCCCGCCTTCATTACCGCCCATGGCGGCACCACCTCGGGTGCGGAAATGGCCCTGCTGGATGGCATGAATGCGGGAATGGCCTACCTCAATATCCACACGAGCGAATACCCCGGCGGCGAGATCCGCGGCTTCCTGATGCTGACTCCGGTGCCGGAGCCGGGAATGGGATGGATGCTGCTGATGGGTGTGCCCCTCGCCGTGGGACTGGCAAGGCGCAGGAGGGAATAGGAAGGGAGGGGACGCACGTCCCCTCCGGGTGAAGCTTACTTACCGCCCAGCAGCATCTCGTTCATGCGCTTGACGAAGGCGGCCGGGTCGCTCAGCGAACCGCCTTCGGCCAGCAGCGCCTGGTCGAAGAGGATATGCGACCAGTCGGAGAATTTGACGCTGTCCGGCCCTTCGTACTTCAAGCGCGTGACGAGCGGGTGATTCGGGTTGATCTCCAGGATCGGCTTGGACTCGGGCGCATTCTGTCCGGCGGCCTTCAGCATGCGCAGCAGGTTGCCGGAGAGCTCGTGCTCGTCCGCCACCAGGCAGGCCGGGGAATCGGTAAGGCGGAAGGTCACGCGCACGTCCTTGGCCTTGTCGGCCAGGGATTCCTTCATCTTGGCGACCAGATCCTTGTACTGGGTTTCGGTCTCCTCGTGTTCCTTCTTCTCGGCTTCGTCTTCCAGCTTGCCCAGGTCCAGGCCGCCCTTGGCCACGGATACCAGCTCCTTGCCTTCGAACTCGGTGAGGAAGGACAGCATCCACTCGTCCACGCGGTCGCTCAGCAGCAGCACTTCCACGCCCTTCTTGCGGAAGATTTCGAGGTGCGGGCTGTTCTTCGCGGCCGTGTAGTTGTCGGCCGTGACATAGTAAATCTTGTCCTGGCCTTCCTTCATGCGGCCCACGTAGTCTTCCAGCGACACGTTCTGGGCATCGCTCTCGTTGTGGGTGGAGGCGAAGCGCAGCAGCTTGGCCAGACGGTCCTTGTTGGCCATGTCCTCGCCGATGCCTTCCTTGAGCACCTGGCCGAATTCGGTCCAGAAGGTGGCGTACTTGTCCTTCTTTTCCTGCTCCTCGGCGTTCGCCAGTTCCTCCAGCATGCCGATCACGCGCTTGGTCGAACCTTCGCGGATCGCCTTCACGTCGCGCGATTCCTGCAGGATCTCGCGCGACACGTTCAGCGGCAGGTCGGCCGAATCGATCACGCCTTTCACGAAGCGCAGGTAGGTCGGCATCAGCTGCTCGGCATCGTCCATGATGAAGACGCGCTTCACATAGAGCTTGATGCCGCCGCGCTTGTTGCGGTCCCACAGGTCGAACGGCGCCTTGGCGGGGATGTAGAGCAGCTGGGTGTATTCGCTGCGGCCTTCCACGCGGTTGTGCGTGTACGTGAGGGGCGCCTGGAAGTCGTGCGATACGTGCTTGTAGAACTCTTCGTACTGCTCCGGCGTAATGTCGCTCTTGCTGCGCGCCCACAGGGCGCTGGCCTGGTTGATGGTCTCCAGTTCGTCCTTGAGCGCCATCTCCTTCTTCTCTTCATCCCACTCTTCCTTCTGCATCTGGATCGGCAGGGAGATGTGGTCGGAGTACTTGCGGATGATGGATTTCAGCTTCCAGCCGGAGAGCAGCTCGTCCTCGCCTTCGCGCAGGTGCAGGATGATGTCGGTGCCGCGCCCCGCCTTCTCGATCTGCTCCACGCTGTAATCGCCCTCGCCGGTCGATTCCCAGCGCACGGCCTCGTTGGCGCCCAGGCCCGCACGGCGGGTCTCGACGGTGATCTTGTCGGCCACGATGAAGCCGGAGTAGAAGCCCACGCCGAACTGGCCGATCAGGGCGGCGTCCTTCTGCTGGTCGCCGGAGAGCTTGCCGAAGAACTCGCGGGTGCCCGATTTGGCGATGGTGCCCAGGTGGGCGATGGCCTCGTCGCGGCTCATGCCGATGCCGTTGTCCGAGATGGTGATGGTGCGGGCGGCCTTGTCGAAGCTGACCTTGATCTTCAGTTCGTGGTCGTTGCCGTACAGGGCGTCGTTGTTGATCGCCTCGAAACGCAGCTTGTCGGCGGCGTCGGAGGCATTTGAAATCAGCTCGCGCAGGAAGATCTCCTTGTTGGAATACAGGGAGTGGATCATCAGTTGCAGCAGTTGCTTGACTTCTGCCTGGAAGCCCAGGGTTTCTTTGTGATCGGCCATTGTTTTCCTCAATAGTCTTGTGGGGTTGTACGGATTCGCGCCATCTGGGGGCGGCTTTCGCTATTTCAAGAGCTTTTTGACAGCATTTCGCGTTCCAGGAAGCGCCAGACGGCCGCATCCCCCATGGCCGCCACGTTCAGGCGCAGGTAAGTGGACGGCAGCTGGCTGGGCGAGAACAGGCTGCCGGGGGCCAGCAGCATGCCCTCGGCCATGGCGCGCTCGGCCATCACATTGGTGTCCCGGCCCGTGTCCGCCCAGACGAACATGCCCGCCGTGGGGGCGCTGCCGAAGCGCATGCCCACGCGTTCGAGCTGGCGCAGGGTGCGGGCGCGCAGACCGTCCAGCCGCACCCGCATGCGTTCCACATGCTTCCGGTACAGGCCTTCGGAAAGGATCTTGTAGACCACCCGCTCCCCGATATCGCTGGTGGTGAGGGTCTGCAGCATCTTGCGGTCGGCCAGGCGCTGGGCCAGCTCGGGGGCGGCGGCGATGAAGCCCACCCGCAGGTTGGCGGCCATGGTTTTCGAGAAGCCGCCCAGGTAGATGACCCGCTTGAGCTGGTCCAGGGCCGCCAGCCGGATCGCGGGCTGGACGGCGCTGCCGGGATGCAGGTCGCAATAGATATCGTCCTCCACCACCATGAAGCCGTTTTCCTCCGCAATGCGCAGCACCTGGAAGGCCTTGGCCGCCGAGAGCGAGGTCGAGGTGGGGTTGTGCAGGATGGAGTTGATGACGTAGAGGCGCGGCTTGTGCACGGCCGCCAGCTCCGCCAGGCGCTCGATGTCCGGCCCGTCCGGCAGGCGCGGGATCCCCACCACCTTGGCGCCCAGCGCGGAGAAGGAGCCGAACATCAGGAACCATGCCGGGTCGTCCACGAAGACCGTGTCGCCGGGCCGCAGGAACTCCCTCGCCACCATGTCCAGCGCCTGGGTCACGCCCGCCGTGGTGACGAACTGCTCGGGCGCGGCGCCGATCTCCAGCTCGGCCAGCTTGTGCTGGAGCTGCTGGCGCAGCGGCAGGAAGCCCTGGGGCAGGCCGTAATTGAGCATGCCTGCGGGACTCTGGCGGCTGATGCTGCGCAGGGCATTCGCGACGGAGGGGCCATCCAGCCAGTCCGTGGGCAGCACGCCGGCGCCCGGAGTCTGCTGGTGGGGCAGCTGGCGAAACATGTTCCGCACCAGCCAGACCACGTCCAGCGCCTGCTGCGGACTGCTCTCGGGCGCCGCATCCTGGGGCCGCTGGCTGTGCAGGGGAATCCGCTCGCGGACGAAGAAACCCGCGCCGCGCCGCGACTCCAGGTAGCCGCGCGCCACCAGCTTGTCGTAGGCGGCCACCACGGTGAAGGGCGATACAGCGTGCGAGGCGGCGAAGCGCCGGATGGAGGGCATGCGGCTGCCGCTGCGCAGCACCCGTTCATCGATGCGGGCTGCCACGGTGCGCACGATCTGATCGATCAGCGATTCGCCCGCATCGCGCGAGAGCAGCGCCAGCGGCGCCGAGAGTGTACTGGTCATTTTACCGTCACAGTGTGTGAAATTATGCAGGGAAGTGTATTGGCTCTGTACTGGTCAATTATTCTACGATACACCCATCGCCTTCACTTTTCCACTACCTGCCATGTTCCTGCCCGACGCCGCCGCCCTCGCCTCCGCCGCCGATATCGTGTACCAGTTCGTCCCGCCGACGCCACAGTACTCCTGGCCGCAGATTAACGCGGCGCTGGGCACGGAGGCCTGGGTGAAGCACGAGAACCACACGCCGCTCGGGTCCTTCAAGGCGCGCGGCGGCGTGGTTTACGTGCGCCGCCTGCTCCAGCGCGAACCGGAGCTGAAAGGGCTGATTGCGGCGACCCGTGGCAACCATGGCCAGTCCGTGGCCTTCGCCGCCCGCGAACACGGGCTGAAAGCCACCATCGTAGTCCCGCACGGGAACAGCGCGGAGAAGAACGCCGCCATGCGCTCCCTCGGCGCACAGCTCATCGAGCACGGCGAGGATTTCCAGGCCAGCCGCGAATACGCGCAGGTGCTGGCGGTACGGGACGGCCTGCACATCGTGCCCTCCTACCATGAGGACATCGTGGCCGGTGTAGGCAGCAGCTGGATGGAGCTGTTCCGCGCCCAGCCGGATTTGGATACCGTCTTCGTGCCGATCGGCCAGGGCTCGGGCTTCTGCGGCGCCATTGCCGCCCGCCAGGCGCTCGGCCTGCGCACCCGCGTGATCGGCGTGGTGTCGGCGCTGGCCCCGGCCTACCAGCTCTCCTTCCAGGCGCGGCGCAGCGTGGAGGCACCGGTAAGCACCATGATCGCCGACGGCATGGCCTGCCGCGTGGCCGATTCGGGCTCCCTGGCATGCGTGCTGGAATTTGCCGACGACGTGGTCACGGTCAGCGACGAAAGCGTGGCTGCCGCCATGCGCCTGTACTTCAGCGCCACCCACAACGTCGCCGAGGGCGCGGGTGCGGCTGCCCTCGCCGCTGCCCTTCAATTGAAGGACGATTCCCGCGTTCGCGGCTGCCGCATCGGCCTGCCCCTCACCGGCGGCAATGTGGATGCTTCACTGTTCCGTACCGTCCTGGAAAGCTGATATGCAGAAGTCCCTTTCCCTTGCCCTGTCCTCCCGCCGCGGCCTCCTGTCCCACCTGTCGGCGGAATCGGCCGGAATGCTGCTGGGCCTGATCGGCGTCGCCATCTTCAGCCTGACCCTGCCCTTCACGCGCATGGCCGTCGCCGAGCTCGATCCCGTGTTTTCGTCCATGGCGCGCGCCGTCATCGCCGCGGCGCTCTCCGGCGGCTGGCTGCTGTGGAGCCGTGCGCCCCTGCCTTCGCGCGCCATGTTCGTGCCCCTCTTCTGGGTGGCGGCAGGCTGCGTGATCGGCTTTCCCCTGCTGACATCGATGGCCATGCAGCATGTGCCCGCCTCCCACGGCGCGGTGCTGATCGGCATCCTGCCGCTGATGACGGCCCTGTTCTCGGCCCTGCGCAACAAGGAAAAGCCTTCGCGCGGCTTCTGGGCCTTCGCGCTGCTGGGTTCGGCCATTGTGGTGGGCTTTGCCCTGCGCGAGAACAGCGGGGTGCTGCATCCGGCGGACCTTGCCATCCTGGCGGCAGGCATCATGGCTTCCTTCGGTTATGCCGAGGGGGCCCGGGCTTCCCACACCCTGGGCGGCACCCAGACCATCTGCTGGGCCCTGCTGCTGGCCTTGCCCGTCACGGTGCCGCTCACCCTCGTCCAGGGCCTTGCCCATGCGGACGGGATTGCCGAAGCCGGCGCCCGCGCCTGGACCGGCCTGGCCTATACCAGCGTGTTCTCCATGTTCCTCGGCTTCTTCTTCTGGTATCGCGGCATGGTGCTGGGCGGCGTGGCGCGCGTGGGCCAGGTGCAGCTGGTGCAGCCCTTCCTCACCCTGCTGGGCGCGGCCCTGGTGCTGGGCGAGCCGCTGCAGGGCCAGCACCTGCTGTTTGCCCTCGCCGTGATCGCAACAGTCGGCTTCGGCCGCCGCATGGCCATACGGCGCTGATACAATAAC encodes:
- the htpG gene encoding molecular chaperone HtpG, translated to MADHKETLGFQAEVKQLLQLMIHSLYSNKEIFLRELISNASDAADKLRFEAINNDALYGNDHELKIKVSFDKAARTITISDNGIGMSRDEAIAHLGTIAKSGTREFFGKLSGDQQKDAALIGQFGVGFYSGFIVADKITVETRRAGLGANEAVRWESTGEGDYSVEQIEKAGRGTDIILHLREGEDELLSGWKLKSIIRKYSDHISLPIQMQKEEWDEEKKEMALKDELETINQASALWARSKSDITPEQYEEFYKHVSHDFQAPLTYTHNRVEGRSEYTQLLYIPAKAPFDLWDRNKRGGIKLYVKRVFIMDDAEQLMPTYLRFVKGVIDSADLPLNVSREILQESRDVKAIREGSTKRVIGMLEELANAEEQEKKDKYATFWTEFGQVLKEGIGEDMANKDRLAKLLRFASTHNESDAQNVSLEDYVGRMKEGQDKIYYVTADNYTAAKNSPHLEIFRKKGVEVLLLSDRVDEWMLSFLTEFEGKELVSVAKGGLDLGKLEDEAEKKEHEETETQYKDLVAKMKESLADKAKDVRVTFRLTDSPACLVADEHELSGNLLRMLKAAGQNAPESKPILEINPNHPLVTRLKYEGPDSVKFSDWSHILFDQALLAEGGSLSDPAAFVKRMNEMLLGGK
- a CDS encoding DMT family transporter; the protein is MQKSLSLALSSRRGLLSHLSAESAGMLLGLIGVAIFSLTLPFTRMAVAELDPVFSSMARAVIAAALSGGWLLWSRAPLPSRAMFVPLFWVAAGCVIGFPLLTSMAMQHVPASHGAVLIGILPLMTALFSALRNKEKPSRGFWAFALLGSAIVVGFALRENSGVLHPADLAILAAGIMASFGYAEGARASHTLGGTQTICWALLLALPVTVPLTLVQGLAHADGIAEAGARAWTGLAYTSVFSMFLGFFFWYRGMVLGGVARVGQVQLVQPFLTLLGAALVLGEPLQGQHLLFALAVIATVGFGRRMAIRR
- a CDS encoding aminotransferase-like domain-containing protein yields the protein MTSTLSAPLALLSRDAGESLIDQIVRTVAARIDERVLRSGSRMPSIRRFAASHAVSPFTVVAAYDKLVARGYLESRRGAGFFVRERIPLHSQRPQDAAPESSPQQALDVVWLVRNMFRQLPHQQTPGAGVLPTDWLDGPSVANALRSISRQSPAGMLNYGLPQGFLPLRQQLQHKLAELEIGAAPEQFVTTAGVTQALDMVAREFLRPGDTVFVDDPAWFLMFGSFSALGAKVVGIPRLPDGPDIERLAELAAVHKPRLYVINSILHNPTSTSLSAAKAFQVLRIAEENGFMVVEDDIYCDLHPGSAVQPAIRLAALDQLKRVIYLGGFSKTMAANLRVGFIAAAPELAQRLADRKMLQTLTTSDIGERVVYKILSEGLYRKHVERMRVRLDGLRARTLRQLERVGMRFGSAPTAGMFVWADTGRDTNVMAERAMAEGMLLAPGSLFSPSQLPSTYLRLNVAAMGDAAVWRFLEREMLSKSS
- a CDS encoding threonine dehydratase, with the translated sequence MFLPDAAALASAADIVYQFVPPTPQYSWPQINAALGTEAWVKHENHTPLGSFKARGGVVYVRRLLQREPELKGLIAATRGNHGQSVAFAAREHGLKATIVVPHGNSAEKNAAMRSLGAQLIEHGEDFQASREYAQVLAVRDGLHIVPSYHEDIVAGVGSSWMELFRAQPDLDTVFVPIGQGSGFCGAIAARQALGLRTRVIGVVSALAPAYQLSFQARRSVEAPVSTMIADGMACRVADSGSLACVLEFADDVVTVSDESVAAAMRLYFSATHNVAEGAGAAALAAALQLKDDSRVRGCRIGLPLTGGNVDASLFRTVLES